Genomic segment of Thermodesulfobacteriota bacterium:
GGATTCCGCTGCATCAGGCGAACGGTGCTTCCGGGCACGACGCCCATGGAGGACAGCTTCTCGAGTCGCCTGACCGATTTCGGGGTGATGAAGACGATCCGGACGGGGGCTCCGAGCGACGCGTCGGACAGGCGCGTCACGAGCGGCCGGATGTCCGTGCGGATCCGGTCGCAGCATTCCCCCCGGGGGATCGGCTGTCCGTGCGGGCAGGCGGGGGGGTGCCCCAGGAAGGCGCAGACGCTTTCCGTGACCTTTTCCGAAAGGATGTGCTCGAACTGGCAGGCGCTGCTCTCGAGCTGCTGCGACTCGACCTCGAAGAGGTTGTGCAGCAGCACCTCCGCCAGCCGGTGCCGGCGGATGATGCCCCTGGCGCGCTCCTCCCCGGTGCGGGTCATCCGGATCTCGTCTCCCGAGAGCTCGATCTGCCCGGCGGAGCGGAGCTCCTCCAGCAGCGCCTCGGGAGACTCCTCCTCCGTGCTGCTCAGCAGGTCCGAGCGGCGGCTCTTTCCTTCCTCCCGGAGCGTCCACAACAGCTCCAGGATCTCGTCCTGGCCGTACTGGGTCATGAGGCCTTTCCTTTCGGGAAAAGTGATTTCAGGAAATCGATCACCTTCGACTCGGGCATGGGGAAAGAGTACCGGCATCTCGGGCAGCAGACAAGGGTGCAGCTTTTCCCCATGGGGCAGCCGGACTTGCGGCAGGCCCGGTCCTCAAGATCGATCTCGAAGCCGCATAGCGGGCAGGGAGTCTTTCCGCGC
This window contains:
- a CDS encoding metal-dependent transcriptional regulator — encoded protein: MTQYGQDEILELLWTLREEGKSRRSDLLSSTEEESPEALLEELRSAGQIELSGDEIRMTRTGEERARGIIRRHRLAEVLLHNLFEVESQQLESSACQFEHILSEKVTESVCAFLGHPPACPHGQPIPRGECCDRIRTDIRPLVTRLSDASLGAPVRIVFITPKSVRRLEKLSSMGVVPGSTVRLMQRNPSHVLQIGQTTIAVDRDITDEIYVKQA